The genomic DNA AGAGGGAGCCGATGGAGGACCACACCGCGAGGATCTTGGTGAGGCTGGCGGCGTCGAAGACGGTGTCGGACCGCATCGGCATGTCCGGCTGCTCGGGGTCGAGGACCCCGGTGGCGCCGTGGACGTGAGTTCCGGCGGCGTCTCCGACGGCCCATACAGCGCCTGGGTAAACCTTGTCGCGGACGCCTTCACTCAGGAGCTCTTCGATGCGGTCGGTGCGGTACGTCATGGTCTCCCTGTTCGCAGTGGGCATCCCGCCGGTCAGCGTAGTGACGCGGGTGGGATGAGTGGAGGAACGGCATGCGGGGGCTGCCCCCGCCCCGCTGGATGGCCCGGTTTCTGTACCTGCTCAGGAGAGTTGGTGGCCGAGGTCGATCAGAGCTTGTGCGGCAACCGACAGCGGGTAACGAGCAGCGTTCGCGTAGCCCGCCTGCCGCAGCGCGGAGAGTAGGCCCGGAGAAGTTCGCAGCCGATCCAGATCGCGGGCGAGGGCGGCCGAGTTGGTGAAATCGGTGGCCACTCCGGAGGCGGCGAGGGCCTCGCTGAGGCCGGGCACGGGTTGGTAGAGGACGGGCAGTCCACAGGCTTGGGCCTCCAGCGCGACCAGACCCATGGCCTCCAGAGTGGTCGACGGCATGACCAGCACGTCGTGTTCGGCGAACGCCTTCCACAGCTGTGGACGGCGTAGCCAGCCGAGGTAGCGGGGCCGTAGGCCGGCCCGTTGTAACAGCGGTGCCAGGGCGTGGAACTGGGCCCTGGGCGCAGCGACGCTCAGCTCGACACCTGGCACGGGCGCCAGGCTCTTGATCAGGGCGCCGCCTCCCTTCTCGGCGGTCAGCCGTCCCGCGTACAGCAGCCGTAGGTGGCTGGTGGAGGCGCGAGTTGGCCGGGGTGGCGGGTCGGCGAGCAGGCGGTCGGGGATGCCCCAGGAAATGTGGGTGATCTTCCGGCGGTCGATCTGCGGGGCGAGCTTGAGTAGGTGGTCGGCCATTGCTCCTGTCGGTACGACGATCACGTCCGCGGCTCTGGCGGTCTCGCGCAGGACGCGGAGTTGATCGTGGTGGGCCTCGGCGAAGAGCAGGTCGGTGCCGTGGACCAGGGCGATGCGGGGATGCAGGGGCAGGGCCCGGATCAGGGCGGGGGTGGCGCCGAAGGCGAGGTGCTGGAGGTGCAGGACGCTGATCTGATCTGGGTCGATCGCGGCTGAAAGAGCCTTACGCAGGGCTGCGACGTAACGACCGAAGGCCGGGCCTTCCAAGCACTTCCCGGCGACGGGCAGCAGGTCGAGCCCGGCCGGGAGGTGGTGCCTGAGATTCGGTGAGCCGAGCATGAACGCGCGTGCGGGGATCAGAGGGCGGTCGCCGGTGTAGAGGTCGAGGAAGAGTTCGACGCTGCCGCCCGGGCTTCCGACGGGCAGGTCCAGCAGGGTGGCGGCCAGTGGCTCGCTGGACGGACGGAGGCTCACTGGACTCCTCCGTGGATTTCTTCGTAGAGGCGGGAGATGTCGATGCCGTCCGTCGTCGCGTACTTGGAACGCTGCTGCTGGTAGCTGGCCGACGTGCCGAAGGCGGTGAGGAAGACGAGCTTGCCGAAGGTCATGCCCGGATAGACCCGGACT from Streptomyces sp. NBC_01478 includes the following:
- a CDS encoding glycosyltransferase family 4 protein, translated to MSLRPSSEPLAATLLDLPVGSPGGSVELFLDLYTGDRPLIPARAFMLGSPNLRHHLPAGLDLLPVAGKCLEGPAFGRYVAALRKALSAAIDPDQISVLHLQHLAFGATPALIRALPLHPRIALVHGTDLLFAEAHHDQLRVLRETARAADVIVVPTGAMADHLLKLAPQIDRRKITHISWGIPDRLLADPPPRPTRASTSHLRLLYAGRLTAEKGGGALIKSLAPVPGVELSVAAPRAQFHALAPLLQRAGLRPRYLGWLRRPQLWKAFAEHDVLVMPSTTLEAMGLVALEAQACGLPVLYQPVPGLSEALAASGVATDFTNSAALARDLDRLRTSPGLLSALRQAGYANAARYPLSVAAQALIDLGHQLS